The genome window TCAGGCCATTACATTTATGACAGCCCTTTAGCTCCTTCATTGTACctaagaataaataataaataatcttTTCTGACTCTCACCACACCTACACCACAGctgacaccaccatcactactcccAACCCTCCAATAAAACCTTAACACCATtctaagctaaaaaaaaaaaaacatatacccaAGAAAACCACATAAATAAGGTCACTGATTTCCCTACAAGACCAAAATACAGAAAGGAGTgaataagaaggggaggaggaagaggaataagcagaagcaggaggaagaccTTCATACCACACAAGGGGCCAAAAGACACACATTTACCCAATAAAACCACTTAGAATAGACATAAATAAGGGAACTGATTTCCCTACAAAACCAAAATAAATATGAGAgaataagaaggggaggagaaagatgaacaaacagaggcaggaggaagaccTTAATACCACTTTAGGTGTCAAGAAAATTAcccaaaaaacacaaatagaccCAATAAAACCACTTGGTTGAGATGTGACTAAGGTCAGTGTTTTCCTTACAAGACCAAaataaattagagagagaaaaagaaggggaggaggaagaggaacaagcagaagcaggaggaagaccTTAATATCACTCTAGGGACTATAAGACACACaatgacccccccccaaaaaaaaaactcagtaTATGCATAAATAAGGTCACTGATTTCCTTAAAGACCAAAATAATTAAAGGATAGaataagaaggggagaaagaggaacaagcaTAGGCAGGAGGAAGACCTTAATACCACTCTAGGGgccaaaaaacacaaataaacccAAGAAAACCATATTGACATAAATAAAGTCAGTGATTTCCTTACaaagatcaaaataaataaagaaaagaataataagaggaggaggaagaggaagaaacagaagcaggaggaagaccTTAATACCACTCGAGGGGCCAAAAAACACACATTTACCCAATAAAACCACTTAGAATAGACATAAATAAGGTCACTGATTTCCCTACAAGaccaaaataaataagagagaataagaaggggaggagaaagaggaacaagcagaggcaggaggaagacgTAGATACCACTCTAGGGGCCAAAAACCAAAAGTAAACTCGAGAAAACCACTAAATATTGACATAAACAAGGTCAGTGATTTCCTTACaagatcaaaataaataaagaaaagattaagaagaggaggaggatgaggaagaaacaTAAGCAGGAGGAAGACCTTGATACCACTCTAGGGGCCAAGAACCACAAATAAACCCAAGAAAACCACTAAATATTGACACAAATAAGGTCAGTGTTTTCCCTACAAGACGGACTCCTTCTGTCTCACCTTCTTATCGATCGTCACCTCGAACACCTCATTATCTTTTATGGGCTCGAGGCTGAAGATGAGTCCTCGGTTAAACTCCTGCGTGGGATTGCTCCTGAAGGCGGTCTTGTTCCCGTTGGCGAGGTGGACGCAGCGGCCGCAGCGAGGGTGGAACATAGCGACTcgacctcctcctcgccctcactgtgtgttgtggtgctcctgctgctgcttcacCCTTCGCAACGGGGCTACTAATATCAGTTCTCTAATATATTATGCCCAAGTTACTGATTATATGTTGCAAAGGCTATCTCCCCGACCTTCAACTGAATTTAGAATTGTATAAGTAGCTGAATATGTGGGGTATTGACTAGCTAGATATGTGGGGGTAGTGTAATTAAATAGCTAAAAATATATACGACATATCGGTAGGCTTACTATATTATTTGAAGAAGCTGGGTATGTATGGTATTAATATAAGGTAGATACATACTGGTAAAGGTATACTTAGATTTGTGGAAAGCGAGTGtaattaaaataaagtaaaacagcAAATAATAAAAGTTAAGGAACTTAGCTATATAGGCTACCGTAAGATTTATCTACCCCCGTTTCCTAttgttatctcctttctttttaactGATAAGGTATGAGTATATGAACGTTCCAAACAACAGTATCTTTACGGTAGGGATCTCGTAGGTTTCTTTTTCTTGTAACCGTGCACATTATCATTTACTCGATCTGCCTAGCTGATAACCGTACGTACAGCTAACTAGAGTATAGCCAAGGTCAATACGCAACTGCAGATCTTGCACGTCGACCAATGTCATTCGTGTTTACCAGCTAGATctagtgccagagagagagagagagagagggtgggggcgGCGGGTTATAAGGTGACCGCAGGATTTTGTGGTTACCAGCAGTTCCTAAATTTCATCGTGGGTGCTACAAGACTTTTGATATCAATAAGGAGCTTCGTACATCACTACTTGATCCCTCAGCCTTTtcgagttttttttatatctttatcttgattgattgattgattgtttaaattattgttgcaagtaaacaatgAAGGAGAAGGGCGGAACATGccaccccaacccccaggcagaatATAGtatcttgattgattgattgttggtttattgttgcaaaagtacacaatTAAGAAGGGAGGATTACGTCATCCTAATCCCCAAGCAATACATGATGTGATTTGCAgtaatacaagaaacatgtgtaTAATATTCATGTTACCCTGAAGCGGAGGAAATGACCATATTATATCCTCCTACCTtacggcctttcccaacgtcctccacttctctgtttgataaaggatgaaaaaaggataTCAGCGTCGCGTATACAAGTGGATAAATTAATCTGGTCTTAAAATGAACTTCATAAAGAAAGAAGCTTGTTGGAATGGAGGTGAGAGATCAATATGCACGGAAAACAAAGTAGGTTCcaagaaaagacgaagagtaaagaaaataataaaaaaaaggaacgagTAGAAAAAATGGGAATAGTAGGCGAtataagaaaaatagaggagggttggagaaagaaaaagaagagggggatatAAAAAGGGGAGGGTAAAAAAAGAATTTGAAGTGTTTGGGGAgaagaattaaagaggaggaggaggaggagggggagcaggaagaaaaaaaaaaagggtaggagtGGAAGCAAAGAAGGCAtaaacgggaggaggaagaggaggaggaacgtacaggagcaggaatagaaaaggagatgagcaggaggaggaggaggagcagggtgaAGAAttaaaaagagcaggaggagagagtaggaaaaggagaggaggatgaacatACAGGAgcaggagtagaggaggaaatgatgaagaggaggagaatgaggaggaacaaaagcaggagcagagaagaataaaaaggagaagaggagcagaggagaatgaaaaggaaaggaggggcagAGGATGAGGGGCAGGAACAAGAGCAAAGGATATATAtacaaagggaaggagaaaggggaacaaGCAGcagcagagaaggaaaagaggagatggtggcgacaaaaaaatggaggaggaagaagaggaggaggaggaggaggaggaaggggggtgtcAGTAAGATGGTTCTCAAACAAACTCAACCTTCCTCTTACTTCAGATTCAGGTCACGCGGGGCAAAAGTTGCATCGACAGTCactacccagagagagagagagagagagagagagagagagagagagagagagagtaaaaaaaaaaccattggatattttttatacacatcttgtttattttattgatcatattgtgtgtgtgtgtgtgtgtgtgtgtgtgtgtccactccGCCCGGGGATACAAAACACAATGAATAGAGAATAGTGCTCCAAAAAATTTAATATACGCAAGACGGACAACCATAAATCACCACAAATCGCTTTCGTTAGGCAAGTAACTTACAGTATTATATTATCttttataaggaaaaaaaaaaagccaatttGACCGCGATAAAATAAGccacagcaaaaaataaatattgtaaaGCATATGTAATCTATCGAAGAGGAAGTCCTACATAATTCAGTGATGGATAAATGAATAACCAATTTACAGATGTCAGATTTAGGGAAGGGGACAGAGATTGGGTAAACCACTGTTAAGCAGACAATATCAACATGACAGATtaaatttattcatttttctttcttttttccttgccaTCCTCCCTCAATATCATTTTCTATAATTCAAGCTGCATGAAGTTCTTATTCTcgtcaagcaagatggcggcatTATAAACGCTTGcccgcgccataacgggctggggccgaccactagGCCTATACCGACACCATTGacggaaactaaaaaaaaaaaaaatagaaaaagaaaacaaaatatcgaCTGAGAGGAATATGGAAAAGCGAGGACGAGGTTTCTtgcattttcttgtttgtttgtttagtatCCTTCGTGGGCTGTCGTTGCGTTCCACTGGTTCGTCGCCTCTATCGGAAGACCACTCAGTCCCCGCATGGTCTGGCGTCGCCTCGGCGGCCGCAAGATACGCTGCACCGGCCGCTCCTTCTCTGTGTGAAGCAGTTTTAGGCTGAAAGACGTCAGTGCCCGCCGGAGACTAGTGCATCCcggctcctcttccttcgccgAGCTGATAGAACGCCGATGTGGCAGAGAACATAGGGACTCGtgatcttcctcactctcttcttcgcttcctcctgcCAACCACCacaggtcttcctcctcttcctcaccctcctcctcttcctcttcctcatcgtcctcttcttcctcgtcctcctctccttccttgtgtCTTCTTCGTCTGTTGTGATAAGCCTGACATATTTTAGCAGGCtcacttttgtttcctcttctatcACTCGACGCTTCAGCTCCCGCGGCCCCAGTTCGACCCCTGGCAGGCCAAAGGCAAGGATCCGAACCCCCGGAACCCGTCCTCCGAAGTGTGCACTGCGAGCTGTAGGCGGAATCCTCGGCGTGGAAGTTAGGTGGAATGTGAAGGGAGTGAGGGCGACTCATGCcgggaggtggaggcggtgacCCAACCACCTACACACCACTGGCTCGCCACTCCTCGACTGAGACTCTCCGGCAGCAGCCTCTTGACTTGCTTAGGTCTGCGGTCcgtccctcccccactccccatcACCCCTGCTAACTgacctcccccccacctcctgcTGCGGCGTCATGACTTAATTCCCAAGTCAATCAATCAAACGACTTACTTACCCTCCCCCCATCCGCCTCCCTTTTTAACTTTTCGCATATTTCAATTACTCTGACGAGGACGCAAAAAGGTTACATAAAGATAATTTGAAAAGGAAATCAACTTATTGACCTCCTCCATCCGCCTCTTTTTAACTTCCTGTACGGATGAAGATGCAAAATGTAGCGTAGAAACATATTGCAATGGAAAATTTcagttgatgatgatgttaaggCCAGTTCCGTTCGCGCTTTGGGTCTTCAAACACACTCTTCAATCAGTAAAGAGAACGCCGAGGATTAAAGGGCTCATCCGATCTGCTGGAGGCCTGTTCAAAATGCGATATGTATATTTCCGCAATTTTAttaaagggaaaaacaaaaacacacaaaaaacacttgtaaacaaacacacttacgCACCACAACATCGCTTATGAAACACTGCACAAAGTCATACTAAAACAAAGTGTTACAGATAATTTTTGATAAAgcataacaagaacaacaagaacggtCGAGTACAAAATCACAACACTCACTTTTACACTATacaagaaaagatacaaaaagaaACGGGGGCATACCTGGATTTCGCAAGCATTACAGGTGAATGTTAGTTATCTCCCCTtaaaacgttataaaaaaaacaatagtatgcaaaaaaaataaaaaaaggaaaaacgagaaaattcATCACACACCCACAACAATATCCCACGCTCAGCAAATCCACGTTatttaaaagaaaaggagagagcatCAAAGAAATCCATCATTGCTTAACTTCCACTCATTCCTACCTGTACGTATTCTGCCAACATGCAACCATCCAACACCTGAGTTACACCGGAGACTACCACTCGAGGTGCACGGGGTAGTTTCCATCGAGACAGGCAGTGCAGTGGCCGACGGGGGCATTGTTCCTTGCCACTATGCCCTGACGCACTGCCTTCACCAGCCCATCGATACTCAGGTAGGCCAAGCTGTTCGCACCTGTAGGAGGATCAGAATGCAATCAACAGACACGCAAGGTTTTAAAGATATGCTGCAACCGAAATTAACTCTTGttggaaaatgaaaatagatcAATATACCATCGACAAGGCCAAGATCAGGAAAAAGAGACTtcgtaaaaggaagaagaaaatgtgtgTACTGTAGACAGAATCCTTACCGACGTGGTTCGCCAACTCCTCGATAGGCTTCTGGTTGGCTAGGAGCTCCCCGCGCGTGGGAATGTTGATGCCCATGTAGCAGGGGTGCTTGAGGGGCGGGGAGGCCACCCTGATGTGAACCTGTGAAACCCAAACGAAGGGGAACCGTGAgggaaaactatataaaaaaaagtgagaggccTAAATGATTCTATGTGATTCTCTCCGTGGGATTACCTGGAGCAGACAGTCACGTTTATATTAATTTAAAGTCTAATTAAATTTGTTTCTATTTGTTCTTTTTAATTTCAAATGTGAATTCTAGTCTTTCAATGTTGTGTTCAATCTGcgccatttcttgttacttctgcTCCTCTACAGTGATATATGTTTTGAATATGATAAATTTAGACTATATATATTTGTGCCTTCATGAATGACGGGGCAATATATGAATCAAAATTATacgtgtttaacccggtagctgcggggatcaggtttcttaaaggcccctctaagcgagaaaaatgagataaaatcatcacacacaaaccatttcataatactatatatcaatgcatttgtgatcagtttatgcatcgtctgttttggggggtttatatcatagcagaaatttggcccgtcgctggtaccgggttaatacTTCTACACGAGTCTATACAGTAGGTAGGAACAAGCTTCACCTCGCGTGCCCCGGCCTGCCGCAGGAGCTGGATGATGGGCCCCACCGTGGTGCCCCTCACGATGGAGTCATCCACCAGCACCACGCGCCGGCCCATCAGGTTCTCCGTCAGCGCTCCGAACTTCTTGGCGACGGCTAACTGGCGGGAGCGTTTGTCGGGCTGGATGAAGCTTCGCCCGACGTAACGGTTTTTGCACAGCACCTCCACGTACGGGATGCCAGACTGACGGAAGCATCACGTTAATTAAACAATAGCCGATAGTACGTTCATGAGAGAGACGGGATCGGGGAGGGGAGTGCTAACAAGTCTTACGATCCTCATCATTTGTCTGgtttaaagggaggaaaggtaaggtgggAAATCTATCTTTTCACGCAGGAAGGGGAGTttcagggaagagaagagaggtagagaagggaataTCTATCACGAAGGATTGGGGAggtagagtgaagggaaggggaggagaggaagggagggaaaggtattagggggttgatgatgatgatgatgatgatagtacaATGAAAAAGAGTAAACATCCATAAACCTCACCGCTTTTATGTCTACAAGTCTACAAGCTACTCATGCACATCAAGGATCTCTGGGAGGGAGTGGCGCCTACCTGCAAGGAGAAGCCAAGCGCGGCCGGAGTTGCAGACTCGGGCACCGTTGAAATGATGTCGGCATCCACCGGGGCTTCTATAGCCAACTGGCGCCCACACCTCTGCCGCACGCTGTATACCTGctggcctgcacacacacacacacacacacacacacacacacacacacacacacgtatcattattatcattatgcaCGCACAAGTATCAttattatcgagagagagagagagagagagagagagagagagagagagagagagagagagagagagagagagagagagagagagagagagtgtcaaacacagacagacagataggtaaacacagacagacagacagagacccaCCTTCAAACACGGAGTCGGCGCGGGCGAAGTAGACGTACTCGAAGATGCAGAAGGCAGGGAGCGGCGCCAGCAGGATGTCGTCGTGGTTGACGTGGTCGGGGTCCCCGTGGGCGGCGCTGAGGGGGGTGGAGGACTTGGGGCGCGGCACGACATCCAGGGAGCGCACGCCGTCCGGACTCAACTCGACTATCTCGCCGGGGTAGACCTCTCGCATCAGCGTGGCGCCCATGGACTGGAAGGCGCACGATTCCGAACTGAAGAGCCAGCCGATGGGTTTGGGCGAGGCGTCACCTGTTCTCGGGAGGAAACGGGATCGTGACGTGGGTTACCTCTAACTGCCGCGGAAGTGGAGTGACATGTATGGTGAGGTGACAAGTATATAAGGAAAGCAGGGCCGCAGGTGATGCGGCTGGCACCACCGTCAGCGGCTGAGTGCCGCTGCCTCAACACTAACTTGAGTTATCACCATTGGCTCCTCCGACGGGCATGAGTCTCCCAATGCATAGCGGTCTGTTGCCGAAGGGGTCACGCACACCATAGATCTTGTCTCCGTGGAGGATGACTAGGGAGTAGGCAGTGGGTGTGGCCTCGATCAGGTGGCGGATTCGGGCGCCCCAATCTGGTTTGGCCTTCTCCCCCCGCGGAGGTGCCTGCGATAGCATCTGGGTGATGAGCTCCGAGTCCGAGTGAGTGGACAGGCCCACGCCGCGGTCCAGGATCTGCGGCCGAACAGAGAAGGATATTAAATAGCTTCGCACCGCTGAAGTAAATAAAATAGTATGGTAATTAAAACAAAGATGAGCAGAGTACACATAGCCTACTACTCGAACTTAACTAATATATAGGAAAgtgcagcagcagtaacagtagcagtgcTAGCGATGACTGACGCTGCTGTTGCTACAACTATTAGCCCGCTTCAcacgagcgttttttttttcccgcGCGGTTTAGTAATCAATTAATGAAGTTCAATGAGGCCAGTGAAACCTATACATTACTTGAGATGTTTCTGATGAGGCCCTTCACACGCTGGCCGCGCGGCTTAATTCCCGCGCGGCAATGATTTACCCAAAATCAGACTTAGAATTTACCAGCCGCGTGCACTGCTAACCCGCGCGGGGCCAGGCGGTTCAGAATACTCTTGAAGTCTATGGATCCCTTCAGATGCGAGGTTTTTCCCCGAGCGGCAGTCGTGGTTAATCTTTGGCAGAGGTTCAGTTTGCTCACAAGTTCTTCAAATGCAGGAGATGACATGCGGAAATAATTGAAGAACTTTTCTTCATAAGCTTTAGGTCAGAATATAATGTGTAGAATGCTCCTTGAAGGAGCCTAGAGCTGTTTATTGGGTGGGTCCACCATTTACTTAGTCTCTTCTTTATTAACGCCCTGTTCATTATGTATACATATATCACTCTTCTTTACGTCCTCCATCTCGAGCAAACACCGACAAACTGACAAGTATTCTGTGCACTGCTGCAGACGAACCGTGCGGGAAAAAAACGCTCGTGTGAAGACATGCCTCATAGACACCCACCCGCGCGGCCATACTACCGCGCGGGAAAAAAACCTCTCGTGTGAAGGCGACCTTACTTCtactgatgatgacgataatgatagtACCAAGTAAATGCAAACACCCATTGAGCTCACCGCTTTCCTGAGGGCCAAGGCGTTGATGAGCTCGCCATTATGGGCTGTTGCCAGAGGTCCGTGGCGGGTGTGAACAAGGAAGGGCTGAGTGTTGGAGGGATCCCGCCCGCCCGCCGTGGAGTAGCGCGAGTGTCCAATGCCGATGTTACCTGCAGGGCATGCGTATGATAATGAGGAAGTTGCATAGATTCACACAGATA of Eriocheir sinensis breed Jianghai 21 chromosome 2, ASM2467909v1, whole genome shotgun sequence contains these proteins:
- the LOC126999929 gene encoding amidophosphoribosyltransferase-like isoform X1, with the protein product MSEGVKKAMERSREDRAREERRAEEEEEEEERRLQEACGVVGCVLARNSPDGTVNVAKMIYLGLVALQHRGQESAGIVTNEDPSSKHFHYQKGDGLVPAVFTEEKLHKLKGNIGIGHSRYSTAGGRDPSNTQPFLVHTRHGPLATAHNGELINALALRKAILDRGVGLSTHSDSELITQMLSQAPPRGEKAKPDWGARIRHLIEATPTAYSLVILHGDKIYGVRDPFGNRPLCIGRLMPVGGANGDNSSDASPKPIGWLFSSESCAFQSMGATLMREVYPGEIVELSPDGVRSLDVVPRPKSSTPLSAAHGDPDHVNHDDILLAPLPAFCIFEYVYFARADSVFEGQQVYSVRQRCGRQLAIEAPVDADIISTVPESATPAALGFSLQSGIPYVEVLCKNRYVGRSFIQPDKRSRQLAVAKKFGALTENLMGRRVVLVDDSIVRGTTVGPIIQLLRQAGAREVHIRVASPPLKHPCYMGINIPTRGELLANQKPIEELANHVGANSLAYLSIDGLVKAVRQGIVARNNAPVGHCTACLDGNYPVHLEW
- the LOC126999929 gene encoding amidophosphoribosyltransferase-like isoform X2 → MSEGVKKAMERSREDRAREERRAEEEEEEEERRLQEACGVVGCVLARNSPDGTVNVAKMIYLGLVALQHRGQESAGIVTNEDPSSKHFHYQKGDGLVPAVFTEEKLHKLKGNIGIGHSRYSTAGGRDPSNTQPFLVHTRHGPLATAHNGELINALALRKAILDRGVGLSTHSDSELITQMLSQAPPRGEKAKPDWGARIRHLIEATPTAYSLVILHGDKIYGVRDPFGNRPLCIGRLMPVGGANGDASPKPIGWLFSSESCAFQSMGATLMREVYPGEIVELSPDGVRSLDVVPRPKSSTPLSAAHGDPDHVNHDDILLAPLPAFCIFEYVYFARADSVFEGQQVYSVRQRCGRQLAIEAPVDADIISTVPESATPAALGFSLQSGIPYVEVLCKNRYVGRSFIQPDKRSRQLAVAKKFGALTENLMGRRVVLVDDSIVRGTTVGPIIQLLRQAGAREVHIRVASPPLKHPCYMGINIPTRGELLANQKPIEELANHVGANSLAYLSIDGLVKAVRQGIVARNNAPVGHCTACLDGNYPVHLEW